A genomic window from Salvelinus namaycush isolate Seneca chromosome 5, SaNama_1.0, whole genome shotgun sequence includes:
- the LOC120047074 gene encoding T-cell leukemia homeobox protein 3-like translates to MERAPSAPSPPPKAAQHEPISFGIDQILSSSADSETGRTSSRYGSDTSSGDGYRLGSPTGGNAASYTALSISLSGMVPQLEDPGLYGVNCSLGSRGVIRVPAHRPLTTSGPPHLMSAVPGYGGLCYPWVGNRFAKERLSALVPFTVTRRIGHPYQNRTPPKRKKPRTSFSRVQICELEKRFHRQKYLASAERATLAKSLKMTDAQVKTWFQNRRTKWRRQTAEEREAERQQANRLILQLQADALHKSLGESAGSDPLCSHNSSLYALQNMQPWAEERE, encoded by the exons ATGGAGCGCGCACCCAGCGCCCCAAGTCCTCCTCCCAAAGCGGCCCAGCACGAACCCATCAGCTTCGGTATCGACCAGATACTCAGTAGCAGTGCTGACTCAGAGACCGGCCGGACCAGCAGCAGATACGGTTCGGATACAAGCAGTGGAGACGGTTACCGTTTGGGAAGCCCAACTGGAGGGAACGCTGCCTCCTACACTGCgctgtccatctccctctccgGCATGGTACCACAGTTAGAGGATCCTGGTTTGTACGGAGTGAACTGTAGCCTGGGCAGCAGAGGAGTGATCCGGGTGCCTGCTCACAGACCGTTGACTACATCGGGGCCGCCGCACTTGATGAGCGCTGTACCCGGGTATGGAGGCCTGTGTTACCCGTGGGTCGGAAATAGGTTCGCCAAGGAAAGGTTATCAG CTCTCGTGCCATTCACGGTGACCCGGCGAATAGGTCATCCATACCAGAACCGCACGCCGCCCAAACGGAAAAAGCCTCGGACATCGTTCTCCCGTGTGCAGATTTGTGAATTGGAGAAGCGCTTCCACCGGCAGAAGTACCTCGCGAGCGCCGAGCGGGCCACCCTTGCCAAGAGCCTGAAGATGACGGACGCGCAAGTCAAGACCTGGTTCCAGAACCGACGGACCAAATGGAG GAGACAGACAGCGGAGGAAAGGGAGGCTGAGCGTCAACAGGCCAACCGGCTGATCCTGCAACTGCAGGCCGACGCCCTCCACAAGTCCCTCGGCGAATCAGCAGGCTCCGACCCACTGTGCTCACATAACTCCTCCCTGTACGCCCTGCAGAACATGCAGCCCTGGGCCGAGGAGAGGGAGTAG